One window from the genome of Leptospirillum ferriphilum encodes:
- a CDS encoding flagellar motor protein MotB, producing MAKKPRHEEHENLERWLVSYADFITLLFAFFVMLYAIASVNTGKFRVLSNAIVAAFTHKKQIRLTHVIIPKDMSTPGKASPQVQSVMIQAMQLLVQKSSEKGDMKVVQTKEGIVLRIQSRFLFASGHARVRRKAVPVLRKIAALLARTNHEIRVHGYTDNQPIRTSRYPSNWALSTMRAVNVLTRLLEYGSIDPGRMGAAGFGKFRPIASNLTPEGREKNRRVEILIMNREYVPHSSTGPAPSAPPPRTPPTPALPGAPRI from the coding sequence ATGGCCAAGAAGCCCCGCCACGAAGAGCATGAGAATCTTGAGCGCTGGCTGGTATCCTACGCGGATTTCATCACGCTCCTGTTCGCTTTTTTTGTGATGCTCTACGCGATCGCTTCCGTCAATACAGGCAAGTTCCGGGTTCTTTCGAATGCCATCGTCGCCGCATTTACCCACAAAAAACAGATCCGTCTGACCCACGTCATCATCCCCAAGGACATGTCCACGCCCGGAAAAGCCTCTCCCCAGGTCCAGTCGGTCATGATCCAGGCCATGCAGCTTCTGGTCCAGAAATCCTCCGAAAAAGGAGACATGAAAGTCGTCCAGACAAAGGAAGGGATCGTGCTCCGGATCCAGTCCCGGTTTCTTTTTGCCTCCGGTCACGCCCGCGTGCGCCGGAAGGCGGTTCCCGTTCTCCGGAAAATCGCCGCTCTCCTGGCCCGGACCAATCACGAGATCCGGGTGCACGGCTACACCGACAACCAGCCGATCCGGACGTCCCGATACCCCAGCAACTGGGCACTTTCTACGATGAGGGCCGTCAATGTGTTGACCCGTTTGCTCGAGTATGGTTCCATAGATCCGGGTCGGATGGGTGCGGCAGGATTCGGAAAATTCCGTCCCATCGCGTCCAATCTGACACCGGAGGGCCGGGAAAAGAACCGGCGGGTGGAAATTCTGATCATGAACAGGGAGTATGTCCCGCATTCGTCGACGGGACCGGCGCCGTCCGCTCCTCCTCCCCGGACGCCGCCGACCCCCGCCTTGCCGGGCGCTCCCCGGATTTAA
- a CDS encoding DUF6115 domain-containing protein, whose product MSFAVFQGILDGTLLIFLAVLLAYVRVVRGQLRRLTREKTASSGAREEAGEGMALFRESREALEKTMRDMDALSREAAGRTDRLKLLLHDAQQWLEDLERLEKAPSSDPASVSPSLEKQPPAPGQSSSPPRPSRPEPRTDIEKVLYLMEQGKTVPEIAQTMGRGEGEIELMLGLSRLSDGRSGSGR is encoded by the coding sequence ATGAGTTTTGCCGTTTTTCAGGGGATCCTCGACGGGACTCTCCTGATTTTTCTTGCCGTTCTCCTGGCGTATGTCCGTGTCGTGCGCGGCCAGTTGCGTCGTTTGACCAGGGAAAAAACAGCCTCTTCGGGAGCCCGGGAAGAAGCGGGGGAAGGAATGGCCCTTTTCCGGGAGTCCCGGGAAGCGCTCGAGAAAACCATGCGGGACATGGATGCACTCTCCCGTGAAGCGGCCGGTCGGACCGACCGGCTGAAGCTTCTTCTTCATGATGCCCAGCAATGGCTGGAAGATCTTGAGCGTCTTGAAAAAGCTCCCTCTTCGGACCCTGCCTCCGTATCTCCATCTCTGGAAAAGCAGCCTCCTGCTCCCGGGCAGTCTTCAAGTCCACCCCGCCCCTCCCGTCCGGAACCCCGGACCGACATCGAAAAAGTTCTCTATCTGATGGAACAGGGAAAGACGGTGCCGGAAATTGCCCAGACCATGGGGAGAGGGGAAGGGGAGATCGAACTGATGCTCGGTCTTTCCCGACTGTCGGACGGTCGTTCCGGGTCCGGCCGGTAG